In Sander vitreus isolate 19-12246 chromosome 8, sanVit1, whole genome shotgun sequence, the genomic window GTCCAGCACCTCGGTATGGCCCTGGGGCCTCCCAGCAGAACAATCAGGCCATGATACTTTGAAATAATTTTAAATTTACTGAAAAATGTTTGGCCTTGAAACCGCAAGTTGTCGCTGTAGTCCTAACTGTAAGAGCCTCACAAACATGATCCACTTATAGATAAACAACTAACCATATGATGCGTTACTGTACAGATGCTGGATGTTATCTTGGATGTGGGCCTCATTATGTGGCGGTGTGCTGCggttctctctgctgctccggGCCGGTGAATTGTCTTTTGTCGGTGGTCAGGGCGTTGGGGAGTGGAGGcgctgtcatgtgaccggtgAGAAACAGTCACAAACGTAGCACAGACTTGGGACACTCGTTTTTTTTGCCTGGAAGTAAGGACACGGGGTTAAGAAAAGAATCATCGAAGGACATGGTTGTAAAAGTGTTAACAAAGTTGGCGTtacacttttaaatgttttttgttgtttctatCAGACCGCTGCGGTTGTCGGTTGTCTACGTCAGTGTCCGCATTCCTTCGCTGATTTAAAACGGCTGAGATTAGTTTAACTGAAACCAGCGTTAGCTCTGTCAGTaaagtatttattaatttaacaacaacaacaacaactgaagGACACTGGAGGGGAGAAGTTGACACCTGGCACTGATACACAGACAGGGTAGGAGGTTTATATCTGCTGTCCTGGACACTGACAGGGTAAGGGCGGATACTGAGGGGAAACCTCTCCGGACTAAAAGTTATAACTGTTAGCtaacaactagctagctaaaagcCTTGTTTATAGTTTATGGGTAGCTATTGCAGCTTTGAGCATGAACATTGTGGGTAAACGACACAGCAGTTaatgttcattttaaatgttggGATTGCTAATGCATCAGCAGAGGGTCTAAAGCTGTGGTCTGGGGTCCCTCAGAGGTATTTAACTTTATGAGCTATGAAAGAAGATATTttgatgttgtcagacacaatTCTGCTGTCAAATATAAAACTGAACATCTTAATGAACTTTATATTGAAATATAAAGTGTTGTTGTTCGGTATAGCCTGTATTTAACATATTTGGCATCCTAATCCTTGACATAATAGTAAATAAGATACTCAGTTGCAGTTGTTTAGTAGGTATAGAtaactaaaactaatgcagtcttaACATCCCTACAATAAACTTCTTTTATGACCAATATATTATCTGGGCTGATGAATTGGCCAATATTGTCTAATTGCAgatatcatttttttgttgaaacaTTGGCTATAAATGGAGTTGACAAAATATCAGAAACACTTAAAAGTATAGCACAAAACTACAGCCTCTAAaaatttttattagttttagccATGTGTAGGCGTAGTAGTATTGGATGTTTTATGATGATCATGTCTATTTTACCCATATTACCCACTCTTACATGAAAATGATGATTTACTGTAGTGGTTTCATGCTCCTCATTAGGGTCactttctgtttatttatttttttgtgaatgaaaaaaCATCTGAAGCCCCTTAGTGGCCACaattaaaacatacacacaatgaCATATAACACAAAGCAAACAGGACAGGCAAATTGTGGGGCAATCAGTCATTATCATTACATCAACCCTATATCCTAATCTGTATTTATAGCAACCCAGTTTAAGGAGTGGACATGAAACCTTTATGTTCCCTCACTAACAATACTGATTGTATTTCTGCTTGTGTGAAGGTTAGTAGATCTGGATCCAGAGCCAAAGTCCAGAGTGGAGGGAGGAGGCCAGGCTGTGCCCACATCAGGCAGGGTCCATGGCGACCTCTCTCGGCATCGTAGCTCCTCGCTGGAgatcaaagaaaaagaaatccgaGAAAAGGGTTCGGAGATCCTCAGGGAACAGCTGGACGCTGCAAAGAGGGTGTTGTAACCTACTTTATGCTAACGCGTACAGACACAAAGCATTGTGTGACCTGAAAAAAAAGCTGACAATGCAAATGTCCTTCCTCGTTAAATTTGGTTGTGACCTTTTCTGTCTATCTCAGGAACTGAAACTTAAGGACAAGGAGTGTGAGCGCCTGTCGCAGGTCAGGAATCAGCTGGAGCAGGAGCTGGAGGAGCTAACTGCCAGTCTGTTTGAGGTAATCAGTAATCATTGCTCTCTGCTGACTGCACGGGGAATTTGACACTTACCCTGATAATGAGGGAAGGGACATGTTGCTGTGATGCCTCATGAGTCTTCATATTCACAATTTGCATTGCAGTGAAAACATTTACTGCATGTTTAACACTAATATttcaacttttttattattttgagatGAGGGATCACTAGAAAACCCTCAGCTGGAATAGTTTAAATctgcatatattatatatatatatatatatatatatatatatatatatatatatatatatatatatatatatgtgtgtaacataatatacattttatgaTATAGTCAGTGGATCAAATCAGGTCAGatgactgtgtgtaatgtgaaaggggtcgcttGTATTGGGAAACCCACAGAGAATCATCACCAGACTCGTCagctcccctccccccctctaCAGAGAGTTCTAGCCTcttgtcattgttttggttttccggCCCCAGAGCTGCAACcatcattttaattattaattaatcagTCTATAAaaatatgtgcgcctgctctacccactgagccaacccggccacgttCATCATGATTTTCCTGGTGTCTAGTTTTGTCTGATTGTCTAAAACCCAGATATActcaatttacaatgatatcaAATTGAGAAACGCACCAAATCCTTACCTGCGAGAAGCTGTAACCactgaatgtttgttttatttatttggtttgcacattacaaaaatacaattattaaaaaatacaagATATGTACACAAAgacatttacatacatacaaacacacttttACCTACATGTACTCAGATGTACATGAATTTAAAGTAAACAAAAGCTTgtactgtgttgttgttgttgtgatatTGTTGATGTTTTCAGCTTGTTTTGCTGCCCCAAGTGTCCAAAAACCACTTATTACTGCTTAAACTTTCTAACAGATAACCTTTTAAACAGATAACCATTCGCCATTGGTGAATTATCAACCATTATCTTTTATCTTCTGATCAGAGATTTCAAACTTCCTTTtttcacagtatagtatgtcacaaaaaagtcacaatatagtatgtcatgaaaaatgccatagaaatgtgatgaaaaagtcatagtatagtacaagCGTCTGCCGGGTTAGGAATAACAACTTGTAGAAAGCTACTGGTTGCATGGCAACTAGTGGCATCTCGCGAGTATCGCAGTAGTTACGTTCTGtcataaatgctaatgttagcgaTTTCGGTGGACAACTCGGCAGTTTAATGTGGAACTGAAATGGAaaagacattttgttttatgtgtgcACTTTTCTTGCCAGCTCCCTAAATTAGAGGACCCCTGGTATAGATGGACAACAGACCTTGTGTTAATGTTTCAATCTTCATCACAACAGGAAGCTCACAAGATGGTGCATGAAGCTAACGTCAAACAAGCAGCCGCTGAGAAACAACTGAAGGAGGCTCAGGGAAAGGTGTGTGATGTTGATTCTCTGTTTCTGTACTGCAGTTCAACTTAAGATGATGATTTATGAGCTGAGTGATTTTCATGACCCCTTGTCCCATTAATTCCTTCAAAGCAGCTGAACTATTATTGAATTGAACTGATTTGTCTTAAAACGTGGCTGTTGCtattattattgattttcaTCCCATCATCCGACTTTCGTCAGTATAtttttcttctgtatttttTCTGTCTGGCTCATAGATTGATGTTCTACAAGCAGAGGTGACGGCGCTCAAGACTCTGGTGTTGACATCAACACCATCTTCACCAAACCGCCAGCTGCATCCACAGCTGCAGCCGTCAGGAACCAGGGGAGCGTACAAACACGTTGGCGGTCATGTCCGCAACAAGAGCGCAAGTGGTGGCTTTCCACCCTCGCCTGGAAAACCAGAACCCTCCTCAGTTTCCATTCAGCCTGCGGCCAAAGAGGACCGAGAGGTAACCTGAATGAAGTTTGTACATTTGCCTCTCTGCTCCTCTATGCATTTCTCTGTTTCTACCCCTCATTCCTGCTTCCAGTCACTTGTAGAtctctgctttttcttttctctcagcACTAACCTTTCCCTGACTcgttcttcctctctgtctctggtgttTCTTCCTCTCTCAGTTTGCTGTtcctgctctcctctctctgatACTCTGCCTGGTTCCTGGCCAGTCTGTCAGTGTGAACTTTGACCGTTACTGGCAGGAGCAGGGGGAGGAGCTGGGCACTGACAGCAGACAGGTAACTGCATTTAGTTGCTGGCAGACTGTTTTCTGCAACTGTTTTTATGCGTTTATGGGAAAATGAGCATGTTATTCCTTCCTCCTCAGTACAAAGTGACAATAATACACTTTATCTCTTGAAAAAGTATTATTAGTCTGAGAGCATTAGTCTCTAGTTGGCCAGAGCGACATAAACTAAATGTGTTGCTTCAGTTTTCAAAGTGGCTGTGAGACAGACATGGACCTGATAGtgtatagcatttaaaaaaaaaatcacagctcTCTAGTTAAGACTGGATGTTAATGCTTGAACTTTTTAGTGAAACACATCTATGGTTGACACAACAATGTGAAGCTCAACAATGTTTATGTCTTCTCACTGGTTTGGAAAGAGTTGGTACTCACGTACTACACAacgtgaaaatatgttggttgTGCAGCTGAAAGTTTGCAGCAGGGACAGAAGCTTCACTTAGAAGATTCAGGGAGGTGCAGGTTGAAAagtaggggtgcaccgatccaatattaagatcggatatcggaaaaattaacttttgttagtttttttcccctctgtcgcacgtgtgtcgcatgctggaagagttaagtgtacaaataaataagaattcaatacattacatctatgttattttgtcttagttaggaaagtaatgtttagttaggaaggtctggtgcctttagtctcttccacatggtggaaggtatacagtgtattattaattcaacaacggtatcggatcggtattgtgtatcgacagatacacaaagtccaggcatcggtatcgggactgaaaaagtcggatcggtgcatccctattgAAAAGTGAATGCATAGCCTCCTTACTTACTTTCTCtctgtacagcctcacagagctgatAGCATGTCTTTAGACTCTTGTTCTTGCACTTATGTCTTTTAAAGTCgtgttctctgtctttcttaaattgtgttgtttttgttttaatgtatgtgTTGGGTGGTAAAGCCAGATACATTTTGGACAATAAAGTTTCTAAATAACTAACATTTTGTCAGCTGATGTTTATAGGTGTATTGATCAATACcaatgttttaatgtaaatttGTTAAAGTTGCTAGGAGGTCTTGCTCTCTTgttacaaaacttaaacttaactTCAGCTGTTAAAGGTAGTAAAACTCCATCGTTCTTAAGCTGAAAAGCAAAGCACATCTTTACCTTTAGGGTATCTTTAAAGTATTTTGCACTATTGGATAAGTTAGCCAGTTTGCCTGTCTCtattttgaaaatgtgatttttatctTGTCGGTTGAAAGCATCTGTAATTTAACCGGGTTATGTAGGGTGGGGGGTAGGGACTGTTATTCGACTCATCAGACAGGCAGTTTAATAAGTGAGTGatgaattgttttctttttgcagatGGACTCTGTTCTATATGCAGAGTTCTTGATGTGGAAGGAGAATCCAAGTGTCGAGCGCTCCTCTGCCTTCTTGAGTCGCATCTACAGAGAAGACATCGGACCCTGCCTCTCCTTCACAAGATCTGAGGTCAGAATCTCACTGTTTCTTCACATAAACACAACACCACTGCATTTGTTGTATTACAGTGGTTAAGGTTATGTTAACATAATTGATGACTGTTCTTCACAGCTGTCGCAGCTGGTGCAGAGTGCAGTGGAAAACAACTCTTTGACTATCGAGCCTGTTGCCATGTCAGCGTTACCGATGGTTAAAGCCTCAGCTCTTGAGTGTGGCGGCCCAAAGTGAGTTATCACGTCTATATATCATCTATCATCCTGTCCTCTCTTTCACCATTCACTGCTAAACAATGGCTAAGCCAACACTGAAAATCCCCTCTTTGGTTTTGTATTCTCCCCTGATAGTAGTCATAATACGTATCTGAGAGAGGTTTAATCAACG contains:
- the rab3il1 gene encoding guanine nucleotide exchange factor for Rab-3A translates to MDAFEGIHSVQISSSPPSSTTASPGYEILKAGRSGIAVYSSSVFFGTPDVLGQPAARHVHKCSRETEEEGCAVGRLVDLDPEPKSRVEGGGQAVPTSGRVHGDLSRHRSSSLEIKEKEIREKGSEILREQLDAAKRELKLKDKECERLSQVRNQLEQELEELTASLFEEAHKMVHEANVKQAAAEKQLKEAQGKIDVLQAEVTALKTLVLTSTPSSPNRQLHPQLQPSGTRGAYKHVGGHVRNKSASGGFPPSPGKPEPSSVSIQPAAKEDREFAVPALLSLILCLVPGQSVSVNFDRYWQEQGEELGTDSRQMDSVLYAEFLMWKENPSVERSSAFLSRIYREDIGPCLSFTRSELSQLVQSAVENNSLTIEPVAMSALPMVKASALECGGPKKCALSGISRLCRHRIKLGDKGSYYYISPSSRTRITAVCNFFTYIRYIQQGLVRHDAEQMFWEVMRLRREMTVAKLGFYLTDQG